In a genomic window of Myxococcales bacterium:
- the serA gene encoding phosphoglycerate dehydrogenase: protein MVAPALPRTSFPKSEISVLLLENIHASADELIAPEGWKVERVSGALREAELIERIRDVHLLGIRSKTRVTPAVLAEARRLLAIGAFCIGTNQIACGAAARAGVPVFNAPYSNTRSVAELVLAEIVFLARQLGDRAREVHDGRWRKVSAGCHEVRGKTLGIIGYGHIGTQVGVLAEAFGMRVLYFDIATKLAVGNVRPVPELRALLGASDFVTLHVPETLQTQGMIGAAELAAMRPGAHLINASRGTVVDVEALADAVRRGHLAGAAVDVFPEEPEGASDDFQSPLRGVPNVILTPHIGGSTEEAQENIGREVATSLIKFVNSGTTTGAVNFPHVELAQSPGAHRLLNIHRNVPGVLRDINSIVSDLGANIRAQLLATDADVGYLVMDLDQDVSDDVHRAVAALSNSVKTRILY from the coding sequence ATGGTCGCGCCCGCGCTCCCGCGCACGTCGTTCCCCAAGAGCGAGATCTCGGTCCTGCTGCTCGAGAACATCCACGCCTCGGCCGACGAGCTGATCGCCCCCGAGGGCTGGAAGGTCGAGCGCGTCAGCGGGGCGCTGCGCGAGGCCGAGCTGATCGAGCGCATCCGTGATGTCCACCTGCTGGGCATCCGGTCCAAGACCCGGGTCACGCCGGCGGTCCTGGCCGAGGCCCGGCGCCTGCTGGCGATCGGCGCGTTCTGTATCGGCACCAACCAGATCGCGTGCGGCGCGGCCGCGCGCGCCGGCGTCCCGGTGTTCAACGCGCCGTACTCGAACACGCGGTCGGTGGCGGAGCTGGTGCTGGCGGAGATCGTGTTCCTGGCCCGCCAGCTCGGCGATCGCGCGCGCGAGGTCCACGACGGCCGCTGGCGCAAGGTCTCGGCCGGCTGCCACGAGGTGCGCGGCAAGACCCTCGGCATCATCGGCTACGGCCACATCGGCACGCAGGTCGGCGTGCTGGCCGAGGCGTTCGGCATGCGGGTCCTGTACTTCGACATCGCCACCAAGCTGGCGGTCGGCAACGTCCGGCCCGTGCCCGAGCTGCGCGCGCTCCTGGGCGCCAGCGACTTCGTGACGCTGCACGTGCCCGAGACCCTGCAGACCCAGGGCATGATCGGCGCCGCCGAGCTGGCGGCGATGCGGCCGGGCGCGCACCTGATCAACGCCAGCCGCGGCACCGTCGTCGACGTCGAGGCCCTGGCCGACGCGGTCCGGCGGGGCCACCTGGCGGGGGCCGCGGTCGACGTGTTCCCCGAGGAGCCCGAGGGGGCCAGCGACGACTTCCAGTCGCCGCTGCGCGGCGTGCCCAACGTGATCCTGACGCCGCACATCGGCGGCTCGACCGAAGAGGCCCAGGAGAACATCGGCCGCGAGGTCGCGACCTCGCTGATCAAGTTCGTCAACTCGGGCACGACCACCGGCGCGGTCAACTTCCCGCACGTCGAGCTGGCCCAGTCGCCCGGCGCCCACCGCCTGCTCAACATCCACCGGAACGTGCCCGGCGTGCTGCGCGACATCAACAGCATCGTCAGCGACCTGGGCGCCAACATCCGGGCCCAGCTGCTCGCGACCGACGCCGACGTCGGCTACCTGGTCATGGACCTCGACCAGGACGTGTCCGACGACGTCCACCGCGCCGTCGCGGCGCTGTCCAACAGCGTCAAGACCCGGATCCTGTACTGA
- a CDS encoding amino acid permease — MSYGKLGLGTAAALVIANIIGTGIFTSTGYQAQSLFDGGTMLVAWLVGGVLALAGAACYAELGAMMPRAGGEYVYLREAYHPAIGAMSGWVSLTAGFSAAIAVSALGFATYLGDVVPGIEAGLAQRLIAVGLVIAVTGMHSLDTVVGGRIQTIFTIAKVGLLVVFIVAGLAFGHGDWSHFAARAGGITKNVPTGAFAESLFWVGFAYTGWNAAAYLASELRDPQRTLPRALFIGTAGVIVLYLLVNVTFLYALSPEELGAPIVDVGAAAAAALFAPGVGKAMAVLVSLALVSSVSAMVMAGPRVYAAMAEDGALPAVLARRTARGVPAVAVTIQGVIAAIFILVGDLGKLIQYIQFTLFVSSALAVGAVYVLRVRQPDLPRPYRTTLYPLTPAVFLILAGWSIYIQVKAHPWGSAAGTLTLVVGGALYGLIELRKRPRPAPLPTATAID, encoded by the coding sequence GTGAGCTACGGCAAGCTCGGCCTCGGCACCGCCGCGGCGCTGGTGATCGCCAACATCATCGGCACCGGCATCTTCACCAGCACCGGGTACCAGGCCCAGTCGCTGTTCGACGGCGGCACGATGCTGGTGGCGTGGCTGGTCGGCGGCGTGCTCGCGCTGGCCGGCGCCGCCTGCTACGCGGAGCTGGGCGCGATGATGCCGCGGGCCGGCGGCGAGTACGTCTACCTGCGCGAGGCCTACCACCCGGCGATCGGCGCGATGTCGGGCTGGGTGTCCTTGACCGCCGGGTTCTCGGCGGCGATCGCGGTCAGCGCGCTGGGGTTCGCGACCTACCTCGGCGACGTCGTGCCCGGCATCGAGGCCGGCCTGGCCCAGCGGCTGATCGCGGTCGGGCTGGTGATCGCGGTGACCGGCATGCACTCGCTCGACACCGTCGTCGGCGGGCGGATCCAGACGATCTTCACGATCGCCAAGGTCGGCCTGCTGGTCGTGTTCATCGTCGCCGGGCTGGCGTTCGGTCACGGCGACTGGAGCCACTTCGCGGCCCGGGCCGGCGGCATCACCAAGAACGTGCCCACCGGCGCGTTCGCCGAGTCGCTGTTCTGGGTCGGCTTCGCCTACACCGGCTGGAACGCCGCGGCGTACCTGGCCAGCGAGCTGCGCGATCCGCAGCGGACGCTGCCGCGGGCGCTGTTCATCGGCACCGCCGGCGTGATCGTGCTGTACCTGCTGGTCAACGTCACGTTCCTGTACGCGCTGTCGCCCGAGGAGCTGGGCGCGCCGATCGTCGACGTCGGCGCGGCCGCGGCCGCCGCGCTGTTCGCGCCCGGCGTCGGCAAGGCCATGGCGGTGCTGGTGTCGCTGGCGCTGGTGTCGTCAGTGAGCGCGATGGTGATGGCCGGGCCGCGGGTGTACGCGGCGATGGCGGAGGACGGGGCGCTGCCGGCGGTGCTGGCCCGGCGCACCGCGCGCGGCGTGCCCGCGGTCGCGGTGACGATCCAGGGCGTGATCGCCGCGATCTTCATCCTCGTCGGCGACCTCGGCAAGCTCATCCAGTACATCCAGTTCACGCTGTTCGTCAGCTCCGCGCTCGCCGTCGGCGCGGTCTACGTGCTGCGCGTGCGGCAGCCCGACCTGCCGCGGCCGTACCGGACCACGCTGTACCCGCTGACGCCGGCGGTGTTCCTGATCCTCGCCGGCTGGTCGATCTACATCCAGGTCAAGGCCCACCCGTGGGGCTCGGCCGCCGGGACCCTGACCCTGGTCGTCGGCGGCGCGCTCTACGGCCTGATCGAGCTGCGCAAGCGGCCGCGGCCGGCGCCGCTGCCGACCGCGACCGCGATCGACTGA
- a CDS encoding alpha/beta hydrolase, whose translation MSRIAQGLTSAMFHGLSRVGRWHPHARPARHGVEVETDVAYGPDPLHVLDVYHPRHRPTPLPVVFYVHGGAFRILSKDTHWLMGLAFARRGYLVVNISYRLAPTHRYPAAIEDTCRAWLWMLAELPRLGGDPTRIAVAGESAGGNLVTALTLAACQRRDEPFARAVFDAGVVPRAALPFCALLEVSRPERFAARRALPPWIQGMLERTSTSYLGDAPAGRFRDLADPLAVLERGDAVERPLPPVFAPVGTRDPLLDDTRRLEKVLTARGVPCEARYYPGGVHAFHAFVWQPQARQCWRDALGFLDRHVGRATPAR comes from the coding sequence ATGTCACGGATCGCCCAGGGCCTGACCAGCGCGATGTTCCACGGCCTGTCCCGGGTCGGGCGCTGGCACCCCCACGCCCGGCCGGCGCGCCACGGGGTCGAGGTCGAGACCGACGTGGCCTACGGCCCCGACCCGCTGCACGTGCTCGACGTCTACCACCCGCGCCACCGCCCCACGCCCTTGCCGGTGGTGTTCTACGTCCACGGCGGCGCGTTCCGGATCCTGTCGAAGGACACCCACTGGCTGATGGGCCTGGCGTTCGCGCGCCGCGGCTACCTGGTGGTCAACATCTCCTACCGGCTGGCCCCGACCCACCGCTACCCGGCCGCGATCGAGGACACCTGCCGGGCCTGGCTGTGGATGCTGGCCGAGCTGCCGCGCCTGGGCGGCGACCCGACCCGGATCGCGGTCGCCGGCGAGTCGGCGGGCGGCAACCTGGTCACCGCGCTGACCCTGGCCGCGTGCCAGCGCCGCGACGAGCCGTTCGCGCGGGCGGTGTTCGACGCCGGCGTGGTGCCGCGCGCGGCGCTGCCGTTCTGCGCGCTCCTCGAGGTGTCGCGGCCCGAGCGGTTCGCGGCCCGGCGGGCGCTGCCGCCGTGGATCCAGGGAATGCTCGAGCGGACCTCGACGTCGTACCTGGGTGACGCCCCCGCCGGCCGGTTCCGCGATCTGGCCGACCCGCTGGCGGTGCTCGAGCGGGGCGACGCGGTCGAGCGGCCGCTGCCGCCGGTGTTCGCGCCGGTCGGCACGCGCGACCCGCTCCTCGACGACACCCGCCGGCTCGAAAAGGTGCTCACCGCCCGGGGTGTCCCGTGCGAGGCGAGGTATTACCCCGGCGGTGTCCACGCCTTCCATGCCTTCGTGTGGCAGCCGCAGGCGCGCCAGTGCTGGCGGGACGCGCTGGGGTTCCTCGACCGGCACGTCGGCCGGGCCACGCCCGCCCGCTAG
- the carB gene encoding carbamoyl-phosphate synthase large subunit, whose product MPRQDDLRSVLIIGSGPIVIGQACEFDYSGTQACKALREEGLRVILINSNPATIMTDPELADATYVEPLTVAVLDAILAIERPDAILPTLGGQTGLNLAMDAHKAGILAKHGTRLIGASVAAIEMAEDRELFKQAMARIGLACPRSIVVASVEAARAAIDDIGFPAILRPSFTLGGSGGGIAYNARELDRMVQFALDMSPVHQVLLEESVLGWKEYELEVVRDTKDNTIIICSIENLDPMGVHTGDSITVAPAMTLTDKEYQRMRDASIAIMREIGVTTGGSNVQFAVDPATGRQLVIEMNPRVSRSSALASKATGFPIAKIAAKLAIGYTLDELKNDITRTTPASFEPTIDYVVVKWPRFAFEKFPAARTTLGPQMKSVGEAMAIGRTFREALGKAIRSLETGRAGFDAPLGPLQDDLPGLERAMAVPGPERLFQLARGFQLGLTLERAHELTRIDPWFLRQIYAMAADEIAIGEAGGLAAIGPGDLRRYKRGGISDRRIAALTGASEAEVRAARKAAGVVPVYKRVDTCAAEFEAHTPYFYSSYEDECEAAPTDARKVIILGGGPNRIGQGIEFDYCCVHASMALAELGLESIMINCNPETVSTDYDTSDRLYFEPLTLEDVLAICDRERPWGVIVQFGGQTPLKLAVALTEAGVPILGTSADAIDRAEDRERFGDVLTKLALRAPRWGIAHSAEEARAEAARIGYPVMIRPSYVLGGRAMERIFDPTALEDYFVRHLGHGAGDRGAAAGISFPLLVDEFLHDAVELDVDVVADRTGAVVVGGVMEHIEEAGIHSGDSACALPPYSLPPAIIAEVARQARALAIELGVVGLMNTQFAVHDGEVYVLEVNPRASRTVPFVSKAIGVPLAKVAAKVMTGKTLAELGVVETTPAHVSVKESVFPFVKFEEVDTILGPEMRSTGEVMGLGPTFAEAYLKAQEAAGVTLPTSGVAFLSVRDSDKAAATEVARALLALGFEIIATHGTAKSLVAAGVAARGINKVLEGRPHCVDAMDNREIDFVVNTTEGAQAILDSQSLRRGALRNGIAYFTTIRGARAALAAITLLRQHTLRVCALQGYQGSLAGAPPAAR is encoded by the coding sequence ATGCCGCGCCAGGATGACCTCCGATCGGTCCTCATCATCGGTTCCGGCCCCATCGTCATCGGCCAGGCCTGCGAGTTCGACTACTCGGGCACGCAGGCGTGCAAGGCGCTGCGCGAGGAGGGGCTGCGGGTCATCCTGATCAACTCGAACCCGGCCACGATCATGACCGACCCCGAGCTGGCCGACGCGACCTACGTCGAGCCGCTCACGGTCGCGGTGCTCGACGCGATCCTGGCGATCGAGCGGCCCGACGCGATCCTGCCGACGCTCGGCGGCCAGACCGGGCTCAACCTGGCAATGGACGCGCACAAGGCCGGGATCCTGGCCAAGCACGGCACCCGCCTGATCGGCGCGTCGGTCGCGGCCATCGAGATGGCCGAGGACCGCGAGCTGTTCAAGCAGGCGATGGCGCGGATCGGCCTGGCGTGCCCGCGCTCGATCGTCGTCGCCTCGGTCGAGGCGGCCCGGGCCGCGATCGACGACATCGGCTTCCCGGCGATCCTGCGGCCGTCGTTCACGCTCGGCGGCTCCGGCGGCGGCATCGCCTACAACGCGCGCGAGCTCGACCGGATGGTCCAGTTCGCGCTCGACATGTCGCCGGTCCACCAGGTGCTGCTCGAGGAGAGCGTGCTCGGCTGGAAGGAGTACGAGCTCGAGGTCGTCCGCGACACCAAGGACAACACGATCATCATCTGCTCGATCGAGAACCTCGATCCGATGGGCGTGCACACCGGCGACTCGATCACCGTCGCGCCGGCGATGACCTTGACCGACAAGGAGTACCAGCGCATGCGCGACGCCTCGATCGCGATCATGCGCGAGATCGGCGTCACCACCGGCGGCTCGAACGTGCAGTTCGCGGTCGATCCGGCCACCGGCCGCCAGCTGGTGATCGAGATGAACCCGCGGGTGTCGCGCAGCTCGGCGCTGGCGTCGAAGGCGACCGGCTTCCCGATCGCCAAGATCGCCGCCAAGCTGGCGATCGGCTACACGCTCGACGAGCTCAAGAACGACATCACCCGCACCACGCCGGCGTCGTTCGAGCCGACGATCGACTACGTGGTCGTCAAGTGGCCGCGGTTCGCGTTCGAGAAGTTCCCGGCCGCGCGCACGACGCTCGGCCCGCAGATGAAGTCGGTGGGCGAGGCCATGGCGATCGGGCGGACCTTCCGCGAGGCGCTGGGCAAGGCGATCCGCTCGCTCGAGACCGGCCGGGCCGGCTTCGACGCGCCGCTCGGCCCGCTGCAGGACGATCTGCCCGGCCTCGAGCGGGCCATGGCGGTGCCGGGGCCGGAGCGCCTGTTCCAGCTCGCCCGGGGCTTCCAGCTCGGCCTGACGCTCGAGCGCGCCCACGAGCTGACCCGGATCGATCCGTGGTTCCTGCGCCAGATCTACGCGATGGCCGCCGACGAGATCGCGATCGGCGAGGCCGGCGGCCTGGCCGCGATCGGCCCGGGCGACCTGCGCCGCTACAAGCGCGGCGGCATCTCCGACCGCCGGATCGCCGCGCTGACCGGCGCCAGCGAGGCCGAGGTCCGGGCGGCGCGCAAGGCCGCCGGGGTCGTGCCGGTCTACAAGCGCGTCGACACCTGCGCCGCCGAGTTCGAGGCCCACACGCCCTACTTCTACTCGTCCTACGAGGACGAGTGCGAGGCGGCGCCGACCGACGCGCGCAAGGTGATCATCCTCGGCGGCGGCCCCAACCGGATCGGCCAGGGCATCGAGTTCGACTACTGCTGCGTCCACGCGTCGATGGCGCTGGCCGAGCTCGGGCTCGAGTCGATCATGATCAACTGCAACCCCGAGACGGTCTCGACCGACTACGACACCTCGGACCGGCTGTACTTCGAGCCGCTGACGCTCGAGGACGTGCTGGCGATCTGCGACCGCGAGCGACCGTGGGGCGTGATCGTGCAGTTCGGCGGCCAGACCCCGCTCAAGCTGGCGGTGGCGCTGACCGAGGCCGGCGTGCCGATCCTCGGCACCAGCGCCGACGCGATCGATCGGGCCGAGGATCGCGAGCGGTTCGGCGACGTGCTGACCAAGCTGGCGCTGCGGGCGCCGCGCTGGGGCATCGCCCACTCGGCCGAGGAGGCCCGGGCCGAGGCCGCCCGGATCGGCTACCCGGTGATGATCCGCCCGAGCTACGTGCTCGGCGGGCGCGCGATGGAGCGCATCTTCGACCCGACCGCCCTCGAGGACTACTTCGTCCGCCACCTCGGCCACGGCGCGGGCGATCGCGGCGCCGCCGCCGGCATCTCGTTCCCGCTGCTGGTCGACGAGTTCCTCCACGACGCGGTCGAGCTCGACGTCGACGTCGTCGCCGATCGCACCGGCGCGGTCGTCGTCGGCGGCGTCATGGAGCACATCGAGGAGGCCGGCATCCACTCGGGCGACTCGGCCTGCGCGCTGCCGCCGTACTCGCTGCCGCCGGCGATCATCGCCGAGGTCGCGCGCCAGGCCCGGGCCCTGGCGATCGAGCTGGGCGTCGTCGGCCTGATGAACACGCAGTTCGCGGTCCACGACGGCGAGGTCTACGTGCTCGAGGTCAACCCGCGGGCGTCGCGCACGGTCCCGTTCGTGTCCAAGGCGATCGGCGTGCCGCTGGCCAAGGTCGCGGCCAAGGTGATGACCGGCAAGACCCTGGCCGAGCTCGGCGTGGTCGAGACCACGCCCGCGCACGTCTCGGTCAAGGAGTCGGTGTTCCCGTTCGTCAAGTTCGAGGAGGTCGACACGATCCTCGGCCCGGAGATGCGCTCGACCGGCGAGGTCATGGGCCTGGGGCCGACCTTCGCCGAGGCCTACCTCAAGGCCCAGGAGGCGGCCGGCGTCACGCTGCCCACCAGCGGCGTCGCGTTCCTGTCGGTCCGGGACTCGGACAAGGCCGCCGCAACCGAGGTCGCGCGCGCGCTGCTGGCGCTCGGGTTCGAGATCATCGCCACCCACGGCACCGCGAAGTCGCTGGTCGCGGCCGGCGTCGCCGCCCGCGGCATCAACAAGGTGCTCGAGGGCCGGCCCCACTGCGTCGACGCGATGGACAACCGCGAGATCGACTTCGTCGTCAACACCACCGAGGGCGCCCAGGCCATCCTCGACTCGCAGTCGCTCCGCCGCGGCGCGCTGCGCAACGGCATCGCCTACTTCACCACCATCCGCGGCGCCCGGGCCGCGCTGGCGGCGATCACGCTCTTGCGCCAGCACACCTTGCGGGTGTGCGCCCTCCAGGGGTACCAAGGATCGCTCGCGGGTGCGCCCCCCGCGGCACGGTGA
- the greA gene encoding transcription elongation factor GreA, with amino-acid sequence MADKYPMTPAGQAWMKKRLKYLKEVARPNNAKAIEIARGHGDLSENADYSAAKEEQGMIEAKIRDYDAKLALAEVIDPTKLSGDRVQFGGTVTIEDADTGETSVYTIVGEHEADIKKRRISLVAPVARGLLGKRVGDDVTITTPKGKREFTISSVEWLEVGPPDEDV; translated from the coding sequence ATGGCTGACAAGTACCCGATGACCCCGGCCGGCCAGGCCTGGATGAAGAAGCGGCTGAAGTACCTCAAGGAGGTCGCGCGTCCCAACAACGCCAAGGCGATCGAGATCGCGCGTGGCCACGGCGACCTGTCCGAGAACGCCGACTACTCCGCCGCCAAGGAGGAGCAGGGCATGATCGAGGCCAAGATCCGCGACTACGACGCCAAGCTGGCGCTGGCCGAGGTGATCGACCCCACCAAGCTGTCCGGCGACCGGGTCCAGTTCGGCGGCACGGTGACGATCGAGGACGCCGACACCGGCGAGACCTCGGTCTACACGATCGTCGGCGAGCACGAGGCCGACATCAAGAAGCGCCGGATCTCGCTGGTGGCGCCGGTCGCGCGCGGCCTGCTCGGCAAGCGGGTCGGCGACGACGTCACGATCACGACGCCCAAGGGCAAGCGCGAGTTCACGATCAGCTCGGTCGAGTGGCTCGAGGTCGGCCCGCCCGACGAAGACGTCTGA
- a CDS encoding formylglycine-generating enzyme family protein — MRAWHRSALVAAVLAALLGGAHAGGRRGRLVRIEAPPPTRSWVAPGRFIMGTPPEDLETLQAECQRAQTLGSLFQVDPCVAWINVLSTRSPREVWLDGFWIDRHEVTVAEYRACVHAAGCPLEPLVDGDPRYLADDLPQVDVTRPEAETMCRWRGGRLPTEAEWEKAARGTDFRTWPWGDDPPHDLAELDEVLRQSDDNLRSLGDPDDSDGVELLARPGRSPASDGPYRTSDQAGNVAEWVADAMSVDGFIGLPDVNPLRLPDLGRDLAMVRGGSWRDPPFLGRTDIPHYMSMFMPPETRATHIGFRCVYGASLPVAVRAPITTTPRLP; from the coding sequence GTGCGCGCCTGGCACCGCTCCGCGCTGGTCGCCGCCGTCCTGGCGGCGCTGCTCGGCGGCGCGCACGCCGGTGGCCGCCGCGGCCGGCTGGTCCGGATCGAGGCCCCGCCCCCGACCAGGAGCTGGGTCGCGCCCGGCCGCTTCATCATGGGCACGCCGCCGGAGGACCTCGAGACCCTCCAGGCCGAGTGCCAGCGCGCCCAGACGCTGGGCAGCCTGTTCCAGGTCGACCCGTGCGTGGCCTGGATCAACGTGCTGTCGACGAGGAGCCCGCGCGAGGTGTGGCTCGACGGGTTCTGGATCGATCGCCACGAGGTGACCGTGGCCGAGTATCGCGCGTGCGTGCACGCCGCCGGCTGCCCGCTCGAGCCGCTGGTCGATGGCGACCCGCGCTACCTGGCCGACGACCTGCCGCAGGTCGACGTCACTCGGCCCGAGGCCGAGACGATGTGCCGCTGGCGCGGCGGCCGGCTCCCGACCGAGGCCGAGTGGGAGAAGGCCGCGCGCGGCACCGACTTCCGCACCTGGCCGTGGGGCGACGACCCGCCGCACGACTTGGCCGAGCTCGACGAGGTCCTGCGCCAGTCCGACGACAACCTGCGGTCCCTCGGCGATCCCGACGACAGCGACGGCGTCGAGCTCCTGGCCCGGCCCGGGCGGTCCCCGGCGTCCGACGGGCCGTACCGCACCAGCGACCAGGCCGGCAACGTCGCCGAGTGGGTGGCCGACGCGATGTCGGTCGACGGGTTCATCGGCCTGCCCGACGTCAACCCGCTGCGCCTGCCCGACCTGGGCCGCGATCTGGCGATGGTGCGCGGCGGCTCGTGGCGCGACCCGCCGTTCCTCGGCCGCACCGACATCCCGCACTACATGAGCATGTTCATGCCGCCCGAGACCCGCGCGACCCACATCGGGTTTCGCTGTGTCTACGGCGCGAGCTTGCCGGTCGCGGTCCGCGCGCCGATCACGACCACGCCGCGCCTGCCCTGA
- a CDS encoding HEAT repeat domain-containing protein encodes MAAAAAAKARSAARELRAIADGAMDVDLRGAATEALAAIGDVDAVPLLLTILERDAGANIELTGSAAHALAVLDAKADLARVVAAWLAAGKAGKAPADRAKTWAALIAASGAPVPSAIAEIGKLVVAGEPRVRGAACRALGTAATADGAAWKPLGKGLADADASVRATCATAIARAAAGGARSRATFWLLTPLLRDRDERVRAAVVLALGRLDPKRGLPELLAATRDKSALVQTSLAEALVRAGELDRAVALLGHEQVGVRQAAALALAKLAGSAGQAKLASHVDVDVGVRLVVIGVLTDRAALAASASDPDPAVAAAAILRLVVVSGREATMTSSVSVVAEAAAGTAARVQAAGAWLAAP; translated from the coding sequence ATGGCGGCCGCGGCCGCCGCCAAGGCCCGCTCGGCGGCCCGGGAGCTGCGCGCGATCGCCGACGGCGCGATGGACGTCGACCTGCGCGGCGCCGCGACCGAGGCCCTGGCGGCGATCGGCGACGTCGACGCCGTGCCGCTGCTGTTGACGATCCTCGAGCGCGACGCCGGCGCCAACATCGAGCTGACCGGCAGCGCGGCCCACGCGCTGGCGGTCCTCGACGCCAAGGCCGACCTGGCGCGCGTGGTCGCCGCCTGGCTGGCCGCCGGCAAGGCCGGCAAGGCGCCGGCCGATCGCGCCAAGACGTGGGCCGCGCTGATCGCGGCCAGCGGCGCGCCGGTGCCGTCCGCCATCGCCGAGATCGGCAAGCTGGTGGTGGCCGGCGAGCCGCGGGTCCGCGGCGCGGCGTGCCGCGCGCTGGGCACCGCCGCCACCGCCGACGGCGCGGCGTGGAAGCCGCTGGGCAAGGGCCTGGCCGACGCCGACGCGTCGGTGCGCGCGACCTGCGCCACCGCGATCGCCCGCGCGGCCGCGGGCGGCGCGCGCAGCCGCGCGACGTTCTGGCTGCTGACCCCGCTCCTGCGCGATCGCGACGAGCGCGTCCGTGCGGCCGTGGTGCTCGCCCTCGGGCGCCTCGATCCCAAGCGCGGGCTCCCCGAACTGCTCGCCGCCACCCGCGACAAGAGCGCGCTGGTGCAGACCAGCCTGGCCGAGGCGCTGGTCCGGGCGGGCGAGCTGGATCGCGCCGTCGCGCTCCTCGGGCACGAGCAGGTCGGCGTGCGCCAGGCCGCCGCGCTGGCGCTGGCGAAGCTCGCGGGCAGCGCCGGTCAGGCGAAGCTGGCGAGCCACGTCGACGTCGACGTCGGCGTGCGCCTGGTGGTCATCGGCGTGCTCACCGATCGCGCGGCGCTCGCCGCCAGCGCGAGCGACCCGGATCCCGCGGTCGCCGCCGCCGCCATCTTGCGCCTCGTGGTGGTGTCGGGGCGCGAGGCCACGATGACCAGCTCGGTCAGCGTCGTCGCCGAGGCCGCGGCCGGCACCGCCGCGCGGGTCCAGGCCGCCGGCGCCTGGCTCGCGGCGCCGTGA
- a CDS encoding DUF4215 domain-containing protein codes for MNRPGIGIVAAGLVAAGLAVVGSCSDDGHTVICGDGKAEPPEQCDDGNTDELDACRMCIAYIAPKNVVKWDFNAMAAPGFSSDGCIDVGASTVRVALTGPTAISRDGSCSLRQVSFEELPAGTYTAAVTPLDSAGASLVTAPATAMLDANQTPSTTVETVVNVTPDKWARPMTGTFFFNLRWAGMTCATAAPPVTTQLVTLTIGGTPVTAVTSATTGLPSYRVDGTQPVACVMSTQGQAEAIENLPFGAAQLAVIGRDGVGAEMFRETFDTFVGAGRSNPVITFDVTSTIDAGVDAPTDAPIDAPIDAGVDAPIDAPIDAPIDAPPEPGPPAVIGPPPAGAGLVCFSVGAPQGRSGIRYCRPPWFACLVGWSSSVPSRWSAPPRARDRCAAAPTA; via the coding sequence GTGAACCGCCCCGGCATCGGGATCGTCGCCGCCGGGCTGGTCGCGGCCGGGCTGGCCGTGGTCGGCTCGTGCAGCGACGACGGCCACACCGTGATCTGCGGCGACGGCAAGGCCGAGCCGCCGGAGCAGTGCGACGACGGCAACACGGACGAGCTCGACGCCTGCCGCATGTGCATCGCGTACATCGCGCCGAAGAACGTCGTGAAGTGGGACTTCAACGCGATGGCCGCGCCGGGGTTCTCGAGCGACGGCTGCATCGACGTCGGCGCCAGCACGGTCCGGGTCGCGCTGACCGGCCCGACGGCGATCAGCCGCGACGGCAGCTGCTCGCTGCGCCAGGTGAGCTTCGAGGAGCTGCCGGCCGGGACGTACACCGCGGCGGTGACGCCGCTCGACAGCGCCGGCGCGTCGCTGGTGACCGCCCCGGCCACCGCGATGCTCGACGCCAACCAGACGCCGTCGACGACGGTCGAGACGGTCGTCAACGTCACCCCCGACAAGTGGGCGCGGCCGATGACCGGCACGTTCTTCTTCAACCTGCGCTGGGCCGGCATGACCTGCGCGACCGCGGCGCCGCCGGTGACGACCCAGCTCGTGACCTTGACCATCGGCGGCACGCCGGTCACCGCGGTGACCTCGGCCACGACCGGGCTGCCGTCGTACCGGGTCGACGGCACCCAGCCGGTCGCGTGCGTGATGTCGACGCAAGGCCAGGCCGAGGCGATCGAGAACCTGCCGTTCGGGGCCGCCCAGCTGGCGGTGATCGGGCGCGACGGCGTCGGCGCCGAGATGTTCCGGGAGACGTTCGACACCTTCGTCGGCGCCGGCCGGTCCAACCCGGTGATCACCTTCGACGTGACGTCGACGATCGACGCCGGCGTCGACGCCCCGACCGACGCCCCGATCGACGCCCCGATCGACGCCGGCGTCGACGCGCCGATCGACGCCCCGATCGACGCGCCGATCGACGCGCCGCCCGAGCCTGGCCCGCCCGCGGTGATCGGTCCCCCCCCCGCCGGGGCGGGCCTGGTGTGTTTTTCCGTGGGGGCGCCCCAGGGCCGCTCGGGGATTCGGTATTGTCGGCCTCCGTGGTTCGCCTGTCTCGTTGGCTGGTCGTCGTCTGTGCCCTCACGCTGGTCGGCGCCGCCGCGTGCCCGCGACCGGTGCGCCGCAGCACCGACGGCGTGA